In Methanosphaera sp. ISO3-F5, a genomic segment contains:
- a CDS encoding PfkB family carbohydrate kinase, translated as MKNKILSIGPVTKDKIITPHDTYTQIGGAVYYQTMTLTQLKQDTTSIITIGKNDTKLLNNIMKKQEIILKEKTQEYTNIYDTKLNRTQKAILPENTIHPQDIKINLTPIKYALISPLSPEDIPPETIQHIKQHNTTTILLPQGYLRKTDKNNNITQKQWTNKEKYLKHTDIICLDKKEAKTAFNIDNIKKETINKIINKYNLQQVIITLAEKGSKIYTKNETIKIPAIKTTKNIDATGLGDTYIAAYITKLQETRNIREAGLFASITAKEKLENKGPLQTNKEKIEEELDKYR; from the coding sequence ATGAAAAATAAAATACTCAGTATAGGTCCGGTGACAAAAGACAAGATAATTACACCACACGACACATATACACAGATAGGCGGTGCAGTATACTACCAGACAATGACATTAACCCAACTAAAACAAGACACCACATCAATAATAACAATAGGAAAAAATGATACAAAACTACTAAACAATATAATGAAAAAACAAGAAATAATACTAAAAGAAAAAACACAAGAATACACAAACATCTACGACACAAAACTAAACAGAACACAAAAAGCAATACTACCCGAAAACACAATACACCCACAAGACATAAAAATCAACCTAACACCCATAAAATACGCACTAATATCACCCCTATCCCCAGAAGACATACCACCAGAAACAATACAACACATAAAACAACACAACACAACAACAATACTACTACCACAAGGATACCTCAGAAAAACAGACAAAAACAACAACATAACACAAAAACAATGGACCAACAAAGAAAAATACCTCAAACACACAGACATAATATGCCTAGACAAAAAAGAAGCAAAGACCGCATTCAACATAGACAACATAAAAAAAGAAACCATAAACAAGATAATAAACAAATACAACCTCCAACAAGTAATCATAACACTCGCAGAAAAAGGATCAAAAATCTACACAAAAAATGAAACAATAAAAATACCAGCAATAAAAACCACAAAAAACATAGACGCAACCGGACTAGGAGACACATACATAGCAGCATACATCACAAAACTACAAGAAACCAGAAACATCAGAGAAGCAGGACTATTCGCATCAATAACAGCAAAAGAAAAACTAGAAAACAAAGGCCCACTACAAACAAACAAAGAAAAAATAGAAGAAGAATTAGACAAGTATAGATAA
- a CDS encoding HisA/HisF-related TIM barrel protein codes for MIIPVFDVKDGMCVSGKSGFRDTYTRLDSVYGDDIFEMSLSLRDAGARVVYIADLDRIMGVGDNSGLISDVNEVVPVLLDNGASCVDDIIFNKNICTYPILATETMNIISDVEQIFEEMPHDNIVISVDIKDNELLVKNKCIKLDDIIRLINKVKPAYTILLNLSQVGTEKGNTTNIIEDIIEKTPYTQHIIAGGITNQSITSYKKKGIDNFIIGTILHEGRLSTKHTW; via the coding sequence ATGATTATTCCTGTTTTTGATGTTAAGGATGGCATGTGTGTTAGTGGTAAGAGTGGTTTCAGGGATACTTACACTAGATTGGATAGTGTTTATGGTGATGATATTTTTGAGATGTCACTTAGTCTGAGGGATGCTGGTGCTCGTGTTGTTTATATTGCTGATTTAGATAGGATTATGGGTGTTGGTGATAATAGTGGCTTGATATCGGATGTTAATGAGGTTGTTCCTGTTTTGTTGGATAATGGTGCTTCATGTGTTGATGATATTATTTTTAATAAAAATATTTGCACTTACCCTATATTAGCTACTGAAACTATGAATATTATAAGTGATGTTGAGCAAATTTTCGAAGAAATGCCTCATGATAATATAGTTATAAGTGTGGATATTAAGGATAATGAACTGTTAGTAAAGAATAAGTGTATCAAATTGGATGATATAATACGCCTAATCAATAAGGTTAAACCAGCATACACAATACTCTTAAACCTATCACAAGTAGGTACAGAAAAAGGAAACACCACAAACATAATAGAAGACATCATAGAAAAAACACCATACACACAACACATAATAGCAGGCGGAATAACCAACCAAAGCATCACATCCTACAAAAAAAAGGGCATAGACAACTTCATAATCGGCACAATACTACATGAAGGAAGACTATCCACAAAACACACATGGTGA
- a CDS encoding DUF3194 domain-containing protein, translating into MIPLTDSEVEEIIDIAYSTSERYILKHVNKKEFEDINITINLERGSEGFDIDIDIDLDSDVNLPDDLADAAINLSLDAVDEYVENRNKSLD; encoded by the coding sequence ATGATACCGTTAACTGATAGTGAAGTTGAAGAAATTATTGATATTGCATATTCTACTAGTGAAAGATATATATTGAAGCATGTGAATAAGAAGGAGTTTGAGGATATTAATATTACTATTAATCTTGAGCGTGGTAGTGAAGGTTTTGATATTGATATAGATATTGATTTGGATAGTGATGTTAATTTACCTGATGATTTGGCAGATGCTGCTATTAATCTTAGTTTGGATGCTGTTGATGAGTATGTTGAAAATAGAAATAAGAGTTTAGATTAG
- a CDS encoding prefoldin subunit beta, producing MDMPQNVQEQLNQFQQVQQQAQSIAMQKQTVTLQINEAKKALDELSKTADDQDVYKTAGPLLIKTNKADSETELKDSIEMLEIRQKTIEKQEKRIASRLEELQTSLQSAMSQVQQ from the coding sequence ATGGATATGCCACAAAATGTACAAGAACAATTAAATCAATTCCAACAAGTTCAACAGCAGGCTCAGTCAATTGCTATGCAAAAACAAACTGTTACTTTACAGATTAATGAAGCTAAAAAGGCTTTAGATGAATTATCTAAAACTGCTGATGATCAGGATGTTTATAAAACTGCTGGTCCTTTACTTATTAAGACTAATAAGGCTGACAGTGAAACTGAATTGAAAGATAGTATTGAAATGCTTGAAATTAGGCAGAAAACTATTGAAAAACAGGAAAAACGTATTGCTAGCAGACTTGAAGAATTACAGACTAGTCTTCAGAGTGCTATGAGTCAAGTACAGCAATAG
- a CDS encoding KEOPS complex subunit Pcc1, producing MCEDKILDSVETVFNIEYDNCHDAEIVYNSIKPEISFARGERSTSEIELEGNVIVIRIFSKDVVSLRASINSYVRWIKLSNEIIKI from the coding sequence ATGTGTGAAGATAAGATTTTAGATAGTGTTGAAACTGTGTTTAATATAGAGTATGATAATTGTCATGATGCTGAGATTGTTTATAATTCTATTAAGCCGGAGATTTCTTTTGCTCGTGGTGAACGTTCAACTAGTGAGATTGAATTAGAGGGTAATGTTATTGTTATCCGGATTTTTTCTAAGGATGTTGTTAGCTTACGTGCTTCTATTAATTCTTATGTTCGATGGATAAAATTATCTAATGAAATCATAAAAATTTAA